The stretch of DNA CAATTGCAGACACCGTTTCCCTGTTAAAGATGCCATTGAGCTTTAGGATGTTCTAGTCTCCATTATCGAGGAGGAGTTCAGCCACATAGTTTACATTGGGTAAAAGACTGCCTTTTGGTTTCGGGATAAAACCTTTGTAATGAGGAATCCAAGGATCCCTCCAAATATGAATGGCCCTACCATTCGACACGACTTTACAAGCCCCTTTCCTAAGAATTGCTTTGGCTTTCACAACATTTTTCCAGAACCAAGAATCCGAGTCTTTATAGCTACAGCTGAGGAAGTCCTTCCCATTCAGATACTTGGCTTCCAAAATTTTACAGCATAACGACTGAGAACCCTTCAACAAATTCCACCCCCACTTGGCTAGGAAAGCCAGATTCATTTCTTTCGTTTTCCTAAAGCCTAACCCACCCAATGACTTGGGCAGACACAACTTATCCCAAGCTTTAAGATGAAGTCCTCGGTTCCCTTTTTGAAAGCCCCACCAAAAATCCCTGACTAAACCATCTATACTTGAGACCATCCGACTAGAGAGTTTCGTGGTTTGCATGGCATAGGTAGGCATCGACAGACCCACAAATTTTATAAGAGTAGCTCGACCTGCCTTGGACAAAGTCTTAGCCTTCCAACCCTGCAATTTAGAGGTgaaattttccaaaataaagttaaaataagCATCCTTCTGTCTTGATCTGAATAGAGGCAAACCCAAGTAATTTATAACACCTTTCGGATAATTAATACCCATTGCTTCCTTAATACCTCTCCTCATACCATCAAGGGTATTTTTACTGAAAAAGATTGGCGTTTCGAGTTTATTCACTTTCTGACCAAACAAAGCACaaaaactctccaaacaatTCCAAAAACAATTAGCTTCATTTAAATTGGCCTTACCAACCAGTTTAAGGTCATCTGCAAAGAAAAGATGGGTAAGGGTCGGACCTCCCCTACTTAGTTTTATTCCTTgaaaatgttggaaattattttaccaggatcttagatctactcacaagtatgtttattaacatcctaaataagaactttctaaaacgatgaaataaacacatataaagtttaggaaaccttacattgggtgcagcggaacataatgactccttccgttcagatatctagcccttgattcctttctgtagcagagcattatcaatatctgaacctggatctctttctctgaatctttgatgctgaaactccttcttgctgaaagtctttcttcacgatcttcctcact from Cannabis sativa cultivar Pink pepper isolate KNU-18-1 chromosome 2, ASM2916894v1, whole genome shotgun sequence encodes:
- the LOC133034499 gene encoding uncharacterized mitochondrial protein AtMg00310-like produces the protein MRRGIKEAMGINYPKGVINYLGLPLFRSRQKDAYFNFILENFTSKLQGWKAKTLSKAGRATLIKFVGLSMPTYAMQTTKLSSRMVSSIDGLVRDFWWGFQKGNRGLHLKAWDKLCLPKSLGGLGFRKTKEMNLAFLAKWGWNLLKGSQSLCCKILEAKYLNGKDFLSCSYKDSDSWFWKNVVKAKAILRKGACKVVSNGRAIHIWRDPWIPHYKGFIPKPKGSLLPNVNYVAELLLDNGD